CATGTTCAATCCTCCATTTCATCTTCTTCAAAATAAAATAGGTTTTCTACAGATTCATTCAAAGCTTGGGAGATTAACAGCGCAACTCCAATGGTTGGTTCATATCTTTCCTTTTCGATGGCAATGACCGTTTGTCGAGTAACTTCTGCTTGCTTTGCCAGCTCATCCTGTGTAATATCAAGCGCTCTTCTTTTAGAACGCACATTATTTCTAACGCCTCTTTTTTTCAATTTAAGCTCCACCTTTTAGTGAATAAACCATTTTGTTTTGTATTTTAAACTTTACATAATGTAATGTCAACTTTACTTTTATAAAATATCATTCCTATTTTTAAAATGCTCCCGACAGCAAAAGATAAGAAGTAGAAGGTAATACGTTAAAAACTGTTGAAATACCGAACTGCAGGAACTAAATCTAATTATAAATAGCAATTTCAAGCATATAATGAACAGTAAACAAAAGTAGAAGGTTTCAATGGGTTATTACAACATGAGGGGCGAATGATCTTGTTTTATGAAGTACTCCTATTAGGGGAACTGGTGTGGAATATTCCGTTGTTTATTTTTCTTTTAGGAATTGCCATTTTATATTCCTTTCTACTTAAACGTTTTTCAGATTTAAAAATTTATAATAAACAATCCTTACTCTTTTATTTGTCCTTATGTTTACTCTACCTGCTAATTGGCACTCCATTCACAACTATCAGCCACCTTTCATTTACCCTTCATATGTTACAGATGAGCATTCTTTTCTTTATTGTTACGCCTCTAATTTTACTAGGTATCCCTGAGCCTTTGTTCGAAAAGATACTACAGGTTCAAATTGTTAAAAAAGTAAGCAAGCTGATTTTAACACCGAAGCTCTCACTTTATATTTTTTCCATTCTATTCTTGTTATATCATCTACCTATTATTTCAAGCCTTTTTATTCATTCCTACATACAAATAGGATTTTTACTATTCTTGTTCATGCTTTCCTTTAGTATATGGTGGCCAATTGTTTCTCCAAATTCAAAACAAAGAATCGACAATGAACAAAGAAAACGATATATATTTCTAAATGGTCTTGTATTAATGCCTGCTTGCATCGTTTTTATACTGTCTGCATTGACTGTTGAAATCCAAAATCCGTTTCTTCACCAGATATCAGCTCAACTTTGCTTACCTCTCGACATGAATTCAATAGACTTACTTCCATTTCCATTTAATACGAAATATGACCAATTATTAGCCGCTATTTTAATGTTAGGATTGCACAAATTCAGTCTACACCTGTTCTCTCGTCATAGGATGAACAAGGAAGAAAAACTACTGGTGGAAGTAGAAGGATAGCAATAAAGTATTTCTCACTTACTTCACAAAAAAATTGTCATATTTTTTTGTTGGTACAAGTAAGATTTATTAGCGCCAAGTAAAAACGCTCATAAGAAATAAGGTGGTGAAAAAATTGAATGAAACTGTTTACTTAGAAGTAAAAGGATTACATTGTCCAGACTGCCCTCAAAAAGTTGAAAAATCAGTTTTAAAGATTGATGGAGTAAGCGAAGTTAAGGTCAACTACGAAACAGAAAACGGATTTGTTACTTTCAACAAGGAATTAACAAGCTTAAATGAAATCATTACCCGCATTAATACAATGGGGTTTGAAGCAAGAGCCTCAGAACCAACGGCTGTAAAGGAGTAGAATAAAAAACGTTTCCTAACATTCAGGAAACGTTTTTTATTTTAGTTGATTTCTACCTTATTAATTTGTACTTCCTTCACTTGCTTCTTGTCTTTAATGAAACAAGATATAATTAATCCAATTAATGACAATACTGCAACAACGATGAATGCAACATTAGCACCATATATATCTGCATTTAAAACGCCTCTACTTGCTGCTGATTCCTCCGATGTCGTCATTACTGTGACAAGAATAGCCGTTCCAACCGAAGCCGCTATTTGTCTCATCGTATTATCCATTGCCGCTCCATGTGGAATTAATCGATTTGGCAATTGATTCAATGCTGCTGTTGCAATTGGCATCATAACCATCGATAAACCAAACATTCTGATGCTATACATAATCATCATGTAAACAAATGATGTATT
Above is a genomic segment from Lysinibacillus sp. PLM2 containing:
- a CDS encoding transcriptional regulator, with protein sequence MKKRGVRNNVRSKRRALDITQDELAKQAEVTRQTVIAIEKERYEPTIGVALLISQALNESVENLFYFEEDEMED